The Bacillus horti genome contains the following window.
AAACATGGTATCAAATTTTATACTTTCTACCCTGAAAATTAACACACCAAGTATAAGTGATATATGTTTTTGGGCAATATGAAACTAACCCTCACTATGTAGTTTTTTTAAAAGTGGGGGCTTAGTTACACTATAAGGATCTACACTTTAAGCAGTATTATCATGTATCTCTACTGTAAGCCCTAGGGATTCTAGTCTTCTTACCGTATTTCTAATTAGGAGATCTTTTTTGAGTCTATCAAAATAATCGGCTCCTAATTCGATGTAGTTTTGTTTCCGTGTTAAAATGATATGGACAATACGTAAGATGCTATGTCCCACTGCAATGGCAGCTCTATTCTTTCCTCGGCGGGCTGCAATACGATGGTACTGAGCAGATAAATAAGTATCTTTCTTTTTTGCCGCTGCGCGCGCTGATTCCACTAAGGCACTGCGCAGTTTTTTATTTCCTTTTCTTGTTTTTGATGACCTTTTTTTACCTGCACTCTCGTCATGACCAGGAGTCATTCCAGCCCAAGAACATAAATGACCAGGAGTTGGGAAACGGGACATATCTGTACCAATCTCCGCTAAGATTTGTTGTGCAGTCCGTTTGTTTACTCCAGGAATGGTATCCAATAATTCAATTTCTTCTTTATATGGCTCCATACGCAAATCAATCTCTTCATCTAATTCATCAATGAGCTGATTGAGATAATCAATATGATCTAATTGTTTTTCCAGCATAATAAGTTGATGACGCACGAGGTTTCCTTCCAAAGCAAGCATAAGCTGATCCTTTTTATTCTTCAATTTCTTTTGGGCCATGTTAGCTAAAACTATGACATCGGTTTCCCCTTGGATAATCGCCTCAAGCATCATTCGTCCAGATACTCCAAGTACATTTGAAGCTACAGATGAAAGTTTGATATTTCCTCCTTCAAGTACTTTTTGAAGTCGATTAACTTCTCTAGTCCGCTCTTCGACGATACTCCGCCTATAACGGATGATTTCACGCAACTCACGTTGCTCTCGGTTGGGAATATAACTTCCTCTGACAAGTCCATGGCGCACGAGACGAGCAATCCATTCCGCATCTTTTACATCTGTTTTTCGACCCGGAACCGATTTAATATGTTGGGCATTCACCACAATCGGTTGAACATCTTCACATTCTAGGAGGTTATAAATAGGCT
Protein-coding sequences here:
- a CDS encoding IS110 family transposase; its protein translation is MEVLYRYCCGLDVHKKNITACIITPEGKEVKTFATMTRNLVELVDWIKSKNCTHVGMESTGDYWKPIYNLLECEDVQPIVVNAQHIKSVPGRKTDVKDAEWIARLVRHGLVRGSYIPNREQRELREIIRYRRSIVEERTREVNRLQKVLEGGNIKLSSVASNVLGVSGRMMLEAIIQGETDVIVLANMAQKKLKNKKDQLMLALEGNLVRHQLIMLEKQLDHIDYLNQLIDELDEEIDLRMEPYKEEIELLDTIPGVNKRTAQQILAEIGTDMSRFPTPGHLCSWAGMTPGHDESAGKKRSSKTRKGNKKLRSALVESARAAAKKKDTYLSAQYHRIAARRGKNRAAIAVGHSILRIVHIILTRKQNYIELGADYFDRLKKDLLIRNTVRRLESLGLTVEIHDNTA